From one Triticum urartu cultivar G1812 chromosome 3, Tu2.1, whole genome shotgun sequence genomic stretch:
- the LOC125543754 gene encoding probable prolyl 4-hydroxylase 7 isoform X1, with translation MGSGAGALLALVAACLALAPPCALASSRKFGLDIAQPKLLNATNGSFTPSSHVDFDPSKSKRLSWHPRVFLYEGFLSHMECDHLVSMAHGKIGSSVLVNDGATNISQNNIDAGLIFRLADSKDIVVSKIEDRISLWSFIPKEHGESMQILKYGANQSDPNKEETQSSSGANRLVTILMYLSDIKQGGETVFPRSELKDTQAKEGTPSECAGYAVKPVKGNTVLLFNSRPGGVADKDSQYEFCPVVEGEKWLAIKHMYASKIDKSKPSPASEDDDCTDEDGNCVSWAAAGECDKNPVFMIGSSDYYGTCRKSCHAC, from the exons ATGGGATCTGGAGCAGGAGCCCTGCTGGCGCTTGTGGCAGCATGTCTAGCGCTTGCCCCGCCCTGCGCTCTGGCTTCTTCTCGCAA GTTTGGTCTGGATATTGCGCAACCAAAATTACTGAACGCCACAAATGGTTCATTTACTCCAAGCTCACATGTTGATTTTGACCCTTCAAAATCAAAGCGACTCTCGTGGCATCCAAG GGTCTTCTTGTATGAAGGTTTTCTCTCTCACATGGAGTGTGACCACTTAGTATCTATG GCACATGGTAAGATAGGGTCATCTGTACTTGTTAATGATGGTGCTACAAATATTTCCCAGAACAATATTGATGCAGGCCTCATATTTCGCCTGGCTGATAGCAAA GACATAGTTGTTTCGAAGATTGAAGATAGGATATCATTATGGAGTTTTATTCCAAAAG AGCATGGGGAGAGCATGCAGATTTTGAAGTATGGAGCAAACCAAAGTGACCCTAACAAGGAAGAAACTCAATCGAGCAGTGGTGCCAATAGGCTTGTGACCATTTTGATGTATCTTTCTGATATCAAGCAAGGTGGTGAAACTGTTTTCCCCAGATCTGAG CTGAAGGATACTCAAGCCAAGGAAGGGACACCTTCTGAATGTGCTGGTTATGCAGTGAAACCTGTCAAGGGCAACACAGTTCTGCTGTTCAATTCAAGGCCTGGCGGAGTCGCCGACAAGGACAGTCAGTACGAGTTCTGTCCTGTCGTCGAAGGGGAGAAATGGCTTGCCATAAAACATATGTATGCAAGCAAGATCGATAAATCAAAACCTTCGCCGGCATCCGAGGATGATGATTGCACCGATGAAGATGGTAACTGTGTCAGTTGGGCCGCTGCCGGCGAATGCGACAAGAATCCTGTGTTTATGATTGGCAGTTCAGACTACTATGGCACTTGCAGGAAGAGCTGCCATGCGTGCtag
- the LOC125543754 gene encoding probable prolyl 4-hydroxylase 7 isoform X3: MGSGAGALLALVAACLALAPPCALASSRKFGLDIAQPKLLNATNGSFTPSSHVDFDPSKSKRLSWHPRVFLYEGFLSHMECDHLVSMAHGVWLLTFLVVSEHGESMQILKYGANQSDPNKEETQSSSGANRLVTILMYLSDIKQGGETVFPRSELKDTQAKEGTPSECAGYAVKPVKGNTVLLFNSRPGGVADKDSQYEFCPVVEGEKWLAIKHMYASKIDKSKPSPASEDDDCTDEDGNCVSWAAAGECDKNPVFMIGSSDYYGTCRKSCHAC, encoded by the exons ATGGGATCTGGAGCAGGAGCCCTGCTGGCGCTTGTGGCAGCATGTCTAGCGCTTGCCCCGCCCTGCGCTCTGGCTTCTTCTCGCAA GTTTGGTCTGGATATTGCGCAACCAAAATTACTGAACGCCACAAATGGTTCATTTACTCCAAGCTCACATGTTGATTTTGACCCTTCAAAATCAAAGCGACTCTCGTGGCATCCAAG GGTCTTCTTGTATGAAGGTTTTCTCTCTCACATGGAGTGTGACCACTTAGTATCTATG GCACATG GTGTCTGGCTGTTGACATTCTTAGTGGTCTCAGAGCATGGGGAGAGCATGCAGATTTTGAAGTATGGAGCAAACCAAAGTGACCCTAACAAGGAAGAAACTCAATCGAGCAGTGGTGCCAATAGGCTTGTGACCATTTTGATGTATCTTTCTGATATCAAGCAAGGTGGTGAAACTGTTTTCCCCAGATCTGAG CTGAAGGATACTCAAGCCAAGGAAGGGACACCTTCTGAATGTGCTGGTTATGCAGTGAAACCTGTCAAGGGCAACACAGTTCTGCTGTTCAATTCAAGGCCTGGCGGAGTCGCCGACAAGGACAGTCAGTACGAGTTCTGTCCTGTCGTCGAAGGGGAGAAATGGCTTGCCATAAAACATATGTATGCAAGCAAGATCGATAAATCAAAACCTTCGCCGGCATCCGAGGATGATGATTGCACCGATGAAGATGGTAACTGTGTCAGTTGGGCCGCTGCCGGCGAATGCGACAAGAATCCTGTGTTTATGATTGGCAGTTCAGACTACTATGGCACTTGCAGGAAGAGCTGCCATGCGTGCtag
- the LOC125543754 gene encoding probable prolyl 4-hydroxylase 7 isoform X4, with product MVHLLQAHMLILTLQNQSDSRGIQGFLSHMECDHLVSMAHGKIGSSVLVNDGATNISQNNIDAGLIFRLADSKDIVVSKIEDRISLWSFIPKEHGESMQILKYGANQSDPNKEETQSSSGANRLVTILMYLSDIKQGGETVFPRSELKDTQAKEGTPSECAGYAVKPVKGNTVLLFNSRPGGVADKDSQYEFCPVVEGEKWLAIKHMYASKIDKSKPSPASEDDDCTDEDGNCVSWAAAGECDKNPVFMIGSSDYYGTCRKSCHAC from the exons ATGGTTCATTTACTCCAAGCTCACATGTTGATTTTGACCCTTCAAAATCAAAGCGACTCTCGTGGCATCCAAG GTTTTCTCTCTCACATGGAGTGTGACCACTTAGTATCTATG GCACATGGTAAGATAGGGTCATCTGTACTTGTTAATGATGGTGCTACAAATATTTCCCAGAACAATATTGATGCAGGCCTCATATTTCGCCTGGCTGATAGCAAA GACATAGTTGTTTCGAAGATTGAAGATAGGATATCATTATGGAGTTTTATTCCAAAAG AGCATGGGGAGAGCATGCAGATTTTGAAGTATGGAGCAAACCAAAGTGACCCTAACAAGGAAGAAACTCAATCGAGCAGTGGTGCCAATAGGCTTGTGACCATTTTGATGTATCTTTCTGATATCAAGCAAGGTGGTGAAACTGTTTTCCCCAGATCTGAG CTGAAGGATACTCAAGCCAAGGAAGGGACACCTTCTGAATGTGCTGGTTATGCAGTGAAACCTGTCAAGGGCAACACAGTTCTGCTGTTCAATTCAAGGCCTGGCGGAGTCGCCGACAAGGACAGTCAGTACGAGTTCTGTCCTGTCGTCGAAGGGGAGAAATGGCTTGCCATAAAACATATGTATGCAAGCAAGATCGATAAATCAAAACCTTCGCCGGCATCCGAGGATGATGATTGCACCGATGAAGATGGTAACTGTGTCAGTTGGGCCGCTGCCGGCGAATGCGACAAGAATCCTGTGTTTATGATTGGCAGTTCAGACTACTATGGCACTTGCAGGAAGAGCTGCCATGCGTGCtag
- the LOC125548308 gene encoding zinc finger CCCH domain-containing protein 1-like, giving the protein MEGESHAAANAFNGAPTRRSGEDVIVLSSATARPPRSVEAVVLVDAEGEGQGQGPHMEMEAPPEKLYFKTRLCDKYEDTGRCMYEDSCTYAHGRAELRPPVPPVGGFAVAGGGRVVNGGGKVCFNFRDTGTCHFGDRCAFPHAAPSGHAIRLTGDQKVLTSPGPRYAAPGTARAYPYPPVITPATRDRLAQMTEENGGKKPNRLMLMSQRKIGGIYGDWPEQKEQEE; this is encoded by the exons ATGGAGGGGGAGAGCCACGCCGCCGCCAACGCCTTCAACGGCGCCCCGACCCGCCGCTCGGGGGAGGACGTCATCGTCCTGTCCTCGGCGACGGCGAGGCCGCCGCGGTCGGTGGAGGCGGTGGTGCTGGTGGACGCGGAGGGGGAGGGGCAGGGGCAGGGGCCGCACATGGAGATGGAGGCGCCGCCGGAGAAGCTGTACTTCAAGACCAGGCTCTGCGACAAGTACGAGGACACCGGCCGCTGCATGTACGAGGACAGTTGCACCTACGCGCACGGCCGCGCCGAGCTTCGCCCGCCGGTCCCCCCTGTCGGCGGCTTCGCCGTCGCCGGCGGCGGCAGGGTTGTCAACGGCGGCGGCAAGGTGTGCTTCAACTTCAGGGACACGGGCACCTGCCATTTCGGGGACAGGTGCGCCTTCCCCCACGCGGCACCATCAG GTCACGCGATTCGCCTCACCGGGGACCAGAAGGTGCTGACATCCCCAGGGCCGCGCTACGCCGCCCCGGGCACCGCCAGGGCGTACCCGTACCCGCCGGTGATAACCCCGGCCACGCGTGATCGTCTTGCCCAGATGACCGAGGAGAACGGTGGCAAAAAGCCCAACAGGCTGATGCTCATGAGCCAACGGAAGATCGGCGGCATCTACGGCGACTGGCCGGAGCAGAAGGAGCAGGAGGAGTGA
- the LOC125543754 gene encoding probable prolyl 4-hydroxylase 7 isoform X2 → MGSGAGALLALVAACLALAPPCALASSRKFGLDIAQPKLLNATNGSFTPSSHVDFDPSKSKRLSWHPRVFLYEGFLSHMECDHLVSMAHGKIGSSVLVNDGATNISQNNIDAGLIFRLADSKDIVVSKIEDRISLWSFIPKEHGESMQILKYGANQSDPNKEETQSSSGANRLVTILMYLSDIKQGGETVFPRSEDTQAKEGTPSECAGYAVKPVKGNTVLLFNSRPGGVADKDSQYEFCPVVEGEKWLAIKHMYASKIDKSKPSPASEDDDCTDEDGNCVSWAAAGECDKNPVFMIGSSDYYGTCRKSCHAC, encoded by the exons ATGGGATCTGGAGCAGGAGCCCTGCTGGCGCTTGTGGCAGCATGTCTAGCGCTTGCCCCGCCCTGCGCTCTGGCTTCTTCTCGCAA GTTTGGTCTGGATATTGCGCAACCAAAATTACTGAACGCCACAAATGGTTCATTTACTCCAAGCTCACATGTTGATTTTGACCCTTCAAAATCAAAGCGACTCTCGTGGCATCCAAG GGTCTTCTTGTATGAAGGTTTTCTCTCTCACATGGAGTGTGACCACTTAGTATCTATG GCACATGGTAAGATAGGGTCATCTGTACTTGTTAATGATGGTGCTACAAATATTTCCCAGAACAATATTGATGCAGGCCTCATATTTCGCCTGGCTGATAGCAAA GACATAGTTGTTTCGAAGATTGAAGATAGGATATCATTATGGAGTTTTATTCCAAAAG AGCATGGGGAGAGCATGCAGATTTTGAAGTATGGAGCAAACCAAAGTGACCCTAACAAGGAAGAAACTCAATCGAGCAGTGGTGCCAATAGGCTTGTGACCATTTTGATGTATCTTTCTGATATCAAGCAAGGTGGTGAAACTGTTTTCCCCAGATCTGAG GATACTCAAGCCAAGGAAGGGACACCTTCTGAATGTGCTGGTTATGCAGTGAAACCTGTCAAGGGCAACACAGTTCTGCTGTTCAATTCAAGGCCTGGCGGAGTCGCCGACAAGGACAGTCAGTACGAGTTCTGTCCTGTCGTCGAAGGGGAGAAATGGCTTGCCATAAAACATATGTATGCAAGCAAGATCGATAAATCAAAACCTTCGCCGGCATCCGAGGATGATGATTGCACCGATGAAGATGGTAACTGTGTCAGTTGGGCCGCTGCCGGCGAATGCGACAAGAATCCTGTGTTTATGATTGGCAGTTCAGACTACTATGGCACTTGCAGGAAGAGCTGCCATGCGTGCtag